In the genome of Rhizobium etli 8C-3, one region contains:
- a CDS encoding GNAT family N-acetyltransferase: MDIRSEDNASGGRYVAKVDGHEAEMSYSRTSPKLVIIDHTGVPDALRGKGVGQALALYAVEEARKGGWKIFPLCPFFKAQSQRHQEWRDVVN, from the coding sequence ATGGATATTCGCAGCGAAGACAATGCCTCGGGCGGCCGGTATGTGGCCAAGGTCGACGGACACGAAGCCGAGATGAGCTATTCCCGCACGTCGCCGAAGCTCGTCATCATCGATCACACCGGCGTGCCGGATGCCCTGCGCGGCAAAGGCGTGGGTCAGGCGCTTGCGCTTTATGCCGTCGAAGAGGCAAGAAAGGGCGGCTGGAAGATCTTTCCGCTCTGCCCGTTCTTCAAGGCGCAATCACAACGCCACCAGGAATGGCGCGACGTGGTGAACTGA
- a CDS encoding paraquat-inducible protein A, whose product MRRLVGIRPVLLAAAPFFLALGLVLPLIRFEKLYFFDETPSLVEIVASLWSGGDIPLALIVAIVSIVLPILKIIGIAAEATAAGGGTGSWFYRHAVPYLSKWSMMDVLLVAIVIAAAKTTGLADAFTQPGLWCYAASTIISGLLHSLQGNASGPR is encoded by the coding sequence ATGAGAAGACTGGTGGGAATCCGGCCGGTACTGCTTGCTGCAGCACCATTCTTCCTGGCGCTTGGGCTGGTACTGCCTCTGATCCGATTCGAGAAGCTCTACTTCTTCGATGAAACGCCGTCGCTGGTGGAGATCGTTGCTTCGCTCTGGAGCGGAGGGGATATTCCGCTCGCGCTGATCGTCGCAATCGTGTCAATCGTATTGCCGATCCTCAAGATCATCGGCATTGCCGCCGAGGCGACGGCTGCCGGCGGCGGGACCGGCAGCTGGTTTTATCGTCACGCCGTACCGTATCTCTCCAAGTGGTCGATGATGGACGTTTTACTGGTGGCGATCGTGATTGCGGCGGCGAAGACGACGGGCCTTGCGGATGCTTTTACCCAACCCGGACTGTGGTGCTACGCGGCGTCAACAATAATTTCGGGCCTTCTTCACTCCCTTCAGGGAAATGCGTCCGGCCCGAGATAA